The Myxococcaceae bacterium JPH2 genome window below encodes:
- a CDS encoding peptidase M17 — protein sequence MSQTTPLDVGFEGLDALGDVDALCLFVAEDDRPLPATAGFVDWRLCGALSRVLQGGFFTGVKDDWLLLPSDGKLPVPRIFVVGLGPRKKLDAASLGAALAGAATVLGRAKVNAVALEVPAGGLLDDTARMEAYQRHFLPAFKGGRVSLLADKALVRLLPARKG from the coding sequence GTGAGCCAGACGACCCCCCTGGATGTGGGCTTCGAGGGCCTGGACGCGCTGGGCGACGTGGATGCCCTGTGTCTGTTCGTGGCCGAGGACGATCGCCCCCTGCCGGCCACGGCGGGGTTCGTGGACTGGCGCCTGTGCGGCGCGCTGTCTCGGGTACTCCAGGGGGGCTTCTTCACCGGAGTGAAGGACGACTGGCTCCTGTTGCCATCGGACGGGAAGCTGCCCGTGCCGCGCATCTTCGTGGTGGGCCTGGGCCCCCGGAAGAAGCTCGACGCCGCTTCTCTGGGAGCGGCGTTGGCCGGCGCGGCGACGGTGCTGGGCCGGGCGAAGGTGAACGCGGTGGCCCTGGAGGTCCCGGCGGGGGGGCTCCTGGATGACACCGCCCGGATGGAGGCCTACCAGCGGCACTTCCTGCCGGCGTTCAAGGGAGGACGGGTGTCCCTCCTGGCGGACAAGGCGCTCGTGCGATTGCTGCCAGCCCGCAAGGGCTGA